One window of Salmo salar chromosome ssa11, Ssal_v3.1, whole genome shotgun sequence genomic DNA carries:
- the LOC106563811 gene encoding claudin-4 — protein sequence MVSLGIQMLGSALSLLGWVGVILTCTLPMWRVTAFIGATIITSQTIWEGIWMSCVVESTGQMQCKPYDSLLALSSDLQAARALTALAIATGAVGLLLAFVGGKCTRFLDEQRGGVKERVAVTAGAVLIATGVLCLIPTSWAAGAVVQGFYSSTTDAQRREIGACLYIGWGASILLILGGGLFISSSCPLPAHDEDKSPSVRYLVVRSSNRAASSQAAASQHSRGPSTEFQANGKMAFTRSHSSQAASAKSQPWGVVKTRPPWEEDGLGVVEQDYRPGSWGSKAPSTKSQLKRLESQESLADKSQPSEDESLNPTKTYL from the coding sequence ATGGTCTCTCTGGGGATCCAGATGCTGGGCAGTGCCCTGAGCCTGCTGGGCTGGGTGGGGGTCATCCTGACCTGCACCCTGCCCATGTGGAGGGTCACGGCCTTCATTGGAGCCACCATCATCACGTCTCAGACCATCTGGGAGGGTATCTGGATGAGCTGCGTGGTCGAGAGTACAGGCCAGATGCAGTGCAAACCATACGACTCCCTCCTGGCCCTGTCCTCCGACCTCCAAGCCGCCAGAGCGCTCACCGCCCTCGCCATTGCCACGGGCGCCGTTGGGCTCCTACTGGCCTTCGTCGGGGGGAAGTGCACTCGGTTTCTGGATGAGCAAAGGGGTGGGGTCAAAGAACGGGTTGCCGTGACAGCGGGCGCGGTGTTGATCGCCACGGGGGTGCTGTGCCTGATCCCCACTTCGTGGGCTGCTGGGGCGGTGGTGCAGGGGTTCTACAGCTCCACCACCGATGCCCAGCGGAGGGAGATCGGGGCGTGTCTATACATCGGCTGGGGGGCATCCATCCTTCTCATCCTGGGAGGGGGGCTGTTCATCAGCTCCTCCTGCCCCCTCCCGGCCCACGACGAGGATAAGAGCCCCTCTGTTCGCTACCTGGTGGTTCGCTCGTCCAACAGAGCCGCCTCCAgccaggcagcagcctcccagcaCAGCAGGGGACCGTCCACAGAGTTCCAGGCCAACGGCAAAATGGCCTTTACCAGGTCTCACAGCAGCCAGGCAGCATCTGCCAAGTCTCAGCCCTGGGGAGTGGTGAAAACCAGGCCTCCCTGGGAGGAGGACGGGCTGGGTGTGGTAGAGCAGGACTACAGGCCGGGGTCTTGGGGGAGTAAGGCACCGTCTACAAAGTCTCAGTTGAAAAGACTGGAGTCTCAGGAGAGTTTAGCAGACAAGTCTCAACCCAGTGAGGATGAATCCTTAAACCCAACTAAGACCTATctctga